The genomic region taaaaaaggcttctgcataACTCTGAGGAAACGTTCTCTAAATGTTAATCTTTGGTTTGGTTCTAACTAATCGGTGGAGAAACATGGACTAACGTtctttgaatgttttgtgttAGTCTGGAAAGATCTCAAGTGTCTGGGAACAAAGGTTTTCCCTCTCATATGGAAACATGGGGAAAAATATTAACTTAGGTTGTAAGTGATAGGGCAGAGGCAGAGTTATTGCTTTGTTGACACAATTAAACATATGCACCTTAAAAAACTTTACTTGTTCCAGAAATACCATCAAGCCTTTACGCCAAGCATGTAGTGTGTCTTGCAAACACCCTACATTCGACACACCCTTAagctttaaattaaatgttgcaGTTGGCTAATGGGAAATTAAAGTCCCTCTTTaaacagaaaagaaatacattttattgtgcTGCCCTATCAGATAATTAAGTACTTGACCAAAAACTCAATTCAACTCatctcaactcaactcaaatgggtttatagagcacatttaaaaaccaaagtgcTATACAGAATGACGtcgataaaaaaataaaaagcatacaaacataaaacttttaaaaacgcATAACAAAGCATAAAATGTTTATAATTATTTCCAGCAACAATTATATTTGAGCTAAATGTAAGTGAATGAACCTATTGTTAATGCAATGcaatgttttacattaaaagtgaggatggtgatgataatgatgatgacggtGGATTTAACAATGTTTCGTGAGTGTTGTTTATTAGAATGTTCTGTATTTTCCAGGAAAAAAATGGACTTGGAGGGGTACTTTGCAAGGATTGGTTTCATTGGCTCGTATGAAAAACTTGATCTTGCAACACTGAAGCAGATCCACAAGCAGCATGTCATGTCAATTCCATTTGAAAACCTCAGCATTCACAGTGGTGAGAGAAACATCATAGACCTAGAGGTCATTTATAATAAGATAGTGGTAAGCAATCGGGGAGGTTATTGCCTTGAAAACAACCTTTTGTTTGGATGGGTGCTGAGAGAAATGGGCTACAACACAACAACGCTGAGCTCCAGAGTTTTCAACAGCGCCCTCAATGACTTTAACGTGCGTGAAACCCATCTCATCAACAAGATTGTCATTGATGGAAAATCTTATATAGCAGATGTCAGCTTTGGGGTGTCTTCCCAAATACTGGAGCCTCTTGAGCTCATCTCTGGAGAGGAGCAACACGGGCCAACAGGGATCTTTCGTCTCATTGATGAGGAGGGTGTCTGGGTGCTTGAGAAGACCAGTAGAAAGAAGGTTGTTCGTCCAGAGTTTGCTGAATCAACCTTGATCGACAGGAAGCAAACAAAGCAGATCTACTGCTTCGACTCGACGCCTCGAGAGGCAGATTATTTCTTTGAGATAAACGACATACTTCAGACAGATCCTGATTCACTGTTCACCAATAAGTCCATCTGCTCTTTGCAAACACCCACAGGATTCAGAGCCCTCATAGGCTTCACCTACAGCGAGGTCACTTTCAAACCGGAGGAAGGGGTTGATGACGTGGACATGAGGGACATAGCAGAAGATGAGATAGAGAAAATTCTGAGGGAAAAGTTCAATGTGAAGTTGAAGAACAAACTGAAACCTGTAAGCAATACAGTGAACTACACACtctgagaaacaacaacatacgTATAAGGATTCCATTTTATATAAAGTGAAATTGAAAGCTGCATTGTCATTGTATTGAACACAATGAGATTGTGATGCAAAACTCCAGTGGTGCTTAAAAACAGTtacacgtaaaaaaaaaaaaaaaacacaaaataaataaacagacggtaaagataaaacattcaatacacaaaa from Solea solea chromosome 5, fSolSol10.1, whole genome shotgun sequence harbors:
- the LOC131460081 gene encoding arylamine N-acetyltransferase, pineal gland isozyme NAT-10-like; translation: MDLEGYFARIGFIGSYEKLDLATLKQIHKQHVMSIPFENLSIHSGERNIIDLEVIYNKIVVSNRGGYCLENNLLFGWVLREMGYNTTTLSSRVFNSALNDFNVRETHLINKIVIDGKSYIADVSFGVSSQILEPLELISGEEQHGPTGIFRLIDEEGVWVLEKTSRKKVVRPEFAESTLIDRKQTKQIYCFDSTPREADYFFEINDILQTDPDSLFTNKSICSLQTPTGFRALIGFTYSEVTFKPEEGVDDVDMRDIAEDEIEKILREKFNVKLKNKLKPVSNTVNYTL